One region of bacterium genomic DNA includes:
- a CDS encoding HAD family phosphatase: MSIKGIIFDVDGVICDSEKLHREAWRQILATRNIFLTDDHSGVGRSDKAFLEELQAKGTMSKDLDTRQIQDEKLNVLVELAKKKAELFPETKEVLAHFKNDYLLSVASNSDRKFVLTLLENTDILQYFKTVLAINDIKHPKPAPDIYLLAAERMGLKPQECIVIEDSTVGIESAKNAAMKCIAVAHTLPKERLKKADILIDKISAKKIEQFIKEQS, from the coding sequence ATGTCTATAAAAGGAATAATATTTGATGTTGACGGGGTTATCTGCGACTCAGAAAAACTGCACAGGGAAGCGTGGAGACAGATACTGGCGACAAGAAATATTTTCCTTACTGATGACCACAGTGGGGTAGGGCGTTCCGATAAAGCATTCCTGGAAGAACTGCAAGCAAAAGGAACAATGTCTAAAGATTTAGATACACGGCAAATACAAGATGAAAAATTAAACGTTTTGGTTGAGCTTGCAAAGAAAAAGGCAGAACTGTTTCCGGAAACAAAAGAAGTGCTTGCGCATTTTAAAAATGATTATCTGCTCTCTGTAGCATCAAATTCAGATAGAAAATTTGTATTAACACTTCTGGAAAACACCGACATACTGCAGTATTTCAAGACAGTTCTTGCAATTAATGATATTAAACATCCAAAACCCGCACCCGATATATACCTCTTGGCAGCAGAAAGAATGGGCCTAAAGCCGCAAGAATGTATTGTTATTGAAGATTCTACGGTTGGTATCGAATCGGCAAAAAACGCTGCAATGAAATGTATAGCCGTTGCGCATACTTTGCCTAAAGAAAGATTAAAAAAAGCCGATATTTTGATTGATAAAATTTCTGCGAAGAAAATTGAGCAATTTATTAAAGAACAATCTTGA
- a CDS encoding helix-turn-helix domain-containing protein, with the protein MKDKTIVKISEKDFKNRRMTLNISQNDFAKIAGVSYRTILRFEQGKTVSGKSMDKIVRILENLESSSENKNDNLWWKSHKNALMKKPKA; encoded by the coding sequence ATGAAAGATAAAACAATAGTAAAAATAAGCGAAAAAGACTTTAAAAATAGAAGAATGACGCTAAATATCAGTCAAAATGACTTTGCAAAAATCGCCGGTGTATCTTATAGGACTATTTTGAGATTTGAACAAGGAAAAACCGTTAGTGGAAAGTCAATGGACAAAATTGTACGCATATTAGAAAACTTAGAATCTTCCTCCGAAAATAAAAACGACAATCTATGGTGGAAAAGCCATAAAAATGCTTTAATGAAAAAACCTAAAGCTTAA
- a CDS encoding SpoIIE family protein phosphatase, whose amino-acid sequence MSKNTKSTNKQLTEAHQTIQNLSKLLKVAEIIVSATNIDNLLEVIMRMAEEIMNAETSSLTLIDEKTGDLQFVVVRGEAGKTIKSKSIKLGQGICGWAAKTGECLIINDPYNDPRFDSSFDKTSGFKTRSYLCMPLKTFDGSIIGTVQVLNKRKGKFTKKDSEIFAHFCNLSAIAIRNQKLINSRNEQQQIQADLDYARSIQQNFLPKKIPHTKDYHFDSFYLSAKAVGGDFYDIVPLKNNKMAVYIADVSGKGIPAALFMSKMSSNLRFLLENEKNQLTVMEKINNQILERSSRGMFITLLLLVIELKTGKIKVFNAGHISPFIIGIENVNVFKRSENPPVGIINGIDFKTQEFTIKPAERIVLITDGLTDIKNEKNKILGIDGLKNIIEKHRASDDFKGDFLKEIDKHLKATGQPDDITMISILRSPLPDYRFEQEEIITFTDADHTKKIKDIISKMAGKIGFNTKDINLIIVAVLEALSNVVKYTYEQEVGKIKVSVLGEGKVLKIFLRDYGKKVDEEKIVSRNLEDIRPGGLGIHFMKEIMDSVEYLPVKDGNELRLIKKVIS is encoded by the coding sequence ATGTCAAAAAATACTAAATCTACAAATAAACAACTGACTGAAGCTCATCAAACAATTCAAAATTTGTCAAAACTGCTTAAAGTAGCCGAAATTATAGTTTCCGCCACAAATATTGACAACCTTCTTGAAGTAATAATGAGAATGGCTGAAGAAATAATGAATGCTGAGACATCATCTTTAACGCTTATTGACGAAAAAACAGGAGATTTGCAGTTTGTAGTTGTTAGAGGTGAAGCGGGAAAAACCATTAAGAGTAAATCCATCAAATTGGGACAGGGAATTTGTGGTTGGGCTGCGAAGACAGGAGAATGTTTAATAATCAACGACCCTTATAACGACCCCAGATTCGATTCTTCTTTTGACAAAACATCCGGTTTTAAAACACGTTCTTATTTATGTATGCCGTTAAAAACTTTTGACGGAAGTATAATTGGAACAGTTCAGGTTCTAAATAAAAGAAAAGGTAAATTTACCAAGAAAGACTCAGAAATATTTGCCCATTTCTGTAATTTGAGCGCCATTGCTATAAGAAACCAAAAACTTATAAATAGCCGAAATGAACAACAGCAAATACAGGCAGATTTGGATTATGCGCGGTCAATACAACAGAATTTTCTTCCTAAAAAAATACCACATACAAAAGATTACCATTTTGATTCATTCTATCTTTCTGCAAAAGCAGTAGGCGGAGATTTTTATGATATCGTTCCTTTAAAAAACAACAAAATGGCCGTTTATATTGCCGATGTTTCCGGTAAAGGTATTCCTGCTGCTTTATTTATGTCTAAAATGAGCTCTAATTTGCGATTTCTCCTCGAGAATGAAAAAAACCAATTAACAGTAATGGAGAAAATAAACAATCAAATACTCGAAAGAAGTTCAAGGGGCATGTTTATAACATTGCTTCTTCTTGTAATAGAGTTGAAAACGGGAAAAATAAAAGTATTTAATGCAGGACATATTTCCCCGTTTATTATCGGCATAGAAAATGTTAATGTTTTCAAAAGAAGCGAAAATCCTCCTGTGGGAATAATAAACGGGATTGATTTCAAAACACAAGAGTTTACGATAAAACCAGCAGAAAGAATTGTTCTTATAACCGATGGCTTGACGGATATAAAAAATGAGAAAAATAAAATTTTAGGTATTGATGGGTTAAAAAACATAATAGAAAAACATAGAGCGTCGGATGATTTTAAAGGAGACTTTTTAAAAGAAATAGATAAACACCTAAAAGCAACAGGTCAGCCCGACGATATCACGATGATAAGTATCTTGCGCTCTCCCCTACCCGATTATCGTTTTGAGCAGGAGGAAATAATAACGTTTACCGATGCCGACCATACGAAAAAAATTAAAGATATAATTTCAAAAATGGCAGGAAAAATTGGATTTAATACAAAAGATATTAATTTAATTATAGTTGCCGTTTTGGAAGCGCTCTCAAATGTTGTAAAATATACATACGAACAAGAAGTAGGAAAAATTAAAGTTAGCGTGTTAGGCGAAGGTAAAGTATTAAAAATTTTCTTGAGAGATTACGGGAAAAAAGTAGATGAGGAAAAAATCGTATCCAGGAATTTAGAAGATATAAGACCCGGTGGGTTAGGGATTCATTTCATGAAAGAAATTATGGATTCGGTTGAGTACTTACCGGTAAAAGATGGTAACGAACTAAGGTTAATAAAGAAAGTAATTAGTTAG
- a CDS encoding STAS domain-containing protein gives MDIKIVDESDDKATVAIKGSITFKNSNELRVVLVDLSKKKIKEIRIDMKDVDYLDSSAIATFIECLKITKAYGGALVLLNLNETCKDIFMIARLDKIFTFG, from the coding sequence ATGGATATTAAAATTGTTGACGAATCGGATGACAAGGCAACTGTAGCAATAAAAGGCAGCATCACATTTAAAAATTCAAACGAGTTAAGAGTTGTTTTAGTAGATTTGAGCAAGAAAAAGATAAAAGAAATACGCATAGATATGAAAGATGTGGATTATTTGGATTCTTCTGCCATTGCCACTTTTATCGAATGCTTAAAAATAACGAAGGCATACGGCGGAGCGCTTGTGCTTTTAAACTTAAACGAAACTTGCAAAGATATTTTTATGATTGCGCGTTTGGATAAAATATTCACGTTTGGATAA
- a CDS encoding ABC transporter permease: protein MIRTIGKTTLGFLKEVSNFFFLIRDILYWIVIAPFKGKRIRLGSASFQIIRVGIRAIPIICLVLFLVGMILVVAMSPLLVRFGVPSLIANIIAVSITREIGALLTALVMSGFAGASIAAEIGTMNVSEELIALETSALNPVHFLIVPRVLATAIALPCLVIISDIAGITGGMLTSKLLLGVSPSLYMQLTFEAIETKILVYTLIKSFVFGLIIASLACYYGFKVRGGAEGVGKETTNSVVFSMIFIILANLVFSLFYNMYLETF from the coding sequence ATGATTAGAACTATAGGCAAAACTACACTCGGATTTTTGAAAGAAGTCAGCAATTTCTTCTTTTTAATTCGGGATATTTTGTATTGGATAGTCATTGCCCCATTTAAAGGTAAGAGAATAAGATTAGGAAGCGCTTCTTTCCAAATTATCAGAGTAGGAATCAGAGCTATACCTATAATCTGTCTTGTGCTTTTTCTGGTTGGAATGATACTTGTAGTTGCAATGTCACCGCTTCTTGTACGTTTTGGCGTCCCTTCTTTGATAGCCAATATAATAGCCGTTTCAATTACTAGAGAAATCGGAGCACTTTTAACGGCGCTTGTAATGAGCGGATTTGCAGGAGCATCAATCGCTGCAGAAATCGGGACAATGAATGTAAGTGAAGAATTAATAGCTCTTGAAACTTCAGCTCTAAACCCTGTTCATTTTTTGATTGTGCCGCGTGTTTTAGCTACAGCTATAGCTCTACCCTGTCTTGTAATAATATCTGATATTGCCGGAATTACAGGGGGTATGTTAACCAGCAAATTATTATTGGGTGTTAGCCCATCTTTATATATGCAGCTTACTTTTGAGGCAATTGAAACTAAAATCTTAGTGTATACACTTATTAAATCCTTTGTGTTTGGACTTATTATTGCCTCTTTAGCATGTTACTATGGATTTAAAGTTAGAGGAGGAGCAGAAGGCGTAGGTAAGGAAACAACAAATTCCGTTGTATTTTCAATGATATTTATTATCCTAGCAAATTTAGTTTTTTCTCTGTTCTATAATATGTACCTTGAAACTTTTTAA
- a CDS encoding ABC transporter ATP-binding protein, translating into MISVRNLSKIFNGRTVLKNINLDVYKGERLIIIGGSGCGKSTLLRCLINVHQPDSGSLKFFGTELVGLKDETRMDEIRKRFGILFQNGALYNSLTVGENVALLIREHSDIAESVIDIMVKVKLELVGLRDFHTLMPSQLSGGMQKRVALARAIALDPEVLFYDEPTSGLDPIMTAVIDELIVELNQKMNMTSVIITHDMASAYRTAHRIVMLYKGEVIAQGTPEEVKNSKDKFVQQFIQGLADGPIPLRVSSKDFYEDLLEGVRKDEIR; encoded by the coding sequence GTGATTTCTGTCAGGAATCTGTCCAAAATTTTTAACGGCAGAACCGTGCTTAAAAATATCAATTTAGACGTTTACAAAGGAGAACGGCTGATTATAATCGGTGGTAGTGGTTGTGGTAAATCCACGCTTCTTAGATGCCTTATCAACGTACACCAACCTGATTCGGGAAGTTTAAAGTTTTTCGGGACAGAGTTAGTCGGCTTAAAAGATGAAACAAGGATGGATGAGATACGGAAAAGATTCGGAATCCTTTTCCAAAACGGTGCGCTTTATAATTCTCTCACGGTAGGAGAAAATGTTGCGCTTCTCATAAGGGAACATTCCGATATAGCAGAGTCGGTTATAGATATAATGGTGAAAGTAAAATTAGAACTTGTAGGATTAAGAGATTTTCATACCTTAATGCCGTCCCAGCTTTCGGGTGGAATGCAAAAAAGAGTTGCTCTTGCAAGAGCAATAGCTCTTGACCCGGAAGTGCTTTTTTACGATGAACCAACAAGCGGGCTTGATCCTATTATGACCGCAGTAATCGACGAATTAATTGTAGAGCTTAATCAAAAAATGAATATGACCTCAGTCATTATCACACACGATATGGCTAGCGCATATAGAACTGCGCATAGAATCGTTATGTTATATAAGGGCGAAGTTATTGCTCAGGGAACACCCGAAGAAGTAAAAAATTCGAAGGATAAATTTGTCCAACAGTTCATTCAAGGACTTGCAGACGGACCAATACCTTTGAGAGTATCAAGTAAAGATTTCTATGAAGACCTATTGGAAGGAGTGAGAAAAGATGAAATACGATAG
- a CDS encoding MCE family protein, with amino-acid sequence MKYDRNEIVAGIFVLGCIFLFLAFIFKAGDFKESMQPKKEIIARFTHARGIKTNSPVYYAGVQSGKVSNLSVDEKDNVYITLQLEKGINIRKDSIIKIGASVMGEAYIEITPGQGEIVEAGKTVMGNDAGIAQQIEDVVTSIQDLVKSDKITSSLDNLDKTLKNVAIVSETFADNKDKIEAIISNINEITQSLNEDLGEITEKMNTVLSNVAEMTNAEQIKKIDQITENMVGITENAENILAENRKSIKSITTNIESITDNLYILSADLKRNPWKAIWKSKEQDVEKYALQDAIIRLKEAEKNLITLNENNEKISDEELEEIRALIQNLKSIQKSTKELTTQNKRRTPKRKPFGR; translated from the coding sequence ATGAAATACGATAGAAACGAGATTGTAGCTGGAATATTTGTTTTGGGATGTATTTTTTTATTCCTTGCTTTCATTTTTAAGGCAGGTGATTTCAAAGAATCCATGCAACCTAAAAAAGAAATTATAGCAAGATTCACTCACGCCAGAGGAATAAAAACCAACAGTCCGGTTTATTATGCAGGGGTTCAGTCTGGTAAAGTCTCAAATCTGAGCGTAGACGAAAAGGATAATGTATATATAACCCTACAATTAGAAAAAGGTATAAATATAAGAAAAGATTCAATTATTAAAATCGGGGCTTCAGTAATGGGAGAAGCTTATATAGAGATAACTCCGGGTCAGGGAGAAATTGTAGAAGCAGGCAAGACGGTTATGGGAAACGACGCTGGTATCGCTCAACAAATAGAAGACGTCGTGACCAGTATACAGGATTTAGTCAAGAGCGATAAGATAACTTCAAGTTTGGATAATCTCGATAAAACTCTTAAAAATGTAGCTATAGTTTCAGAAACCTTTGCCGACAACAAGGATAAGATTGAAGCCATCATTTCCAATATAAACGAAATCACCCAATCTTTAAACGAAGACCTCGGAGAAATTACGGAAAAAATGAATACAGTGCTTTCAAATGTTGCTGAGATGACAAACGCCGAACAGATCAAAAAGATAGACCAGATAACAGAGAATATGGTTGGAATAACCGAAAATGCGGAAAATATACTCGCCGAAAATAGAAAATCTATAAAAAGTATTACGACAAATATAGAATCAATAACAGATAACCTTTATATTCTCTCAGCCGACCTAAAACGTAATCCTTGGAAAGCTATATGGAAATCCAAAGAACAGGATGTTGAGAAATATGCATTGCAGGATGCTATTATAAGACTAAAAGAAGCCGAAAAGAATCTTATAACACTAAACGAAAACAACGAAAAAATTTCTGATGAGGAATTGGAAGAAATCCGCGCTCTAATACAGAATTTAAAAAGCATACAAAAATCAACAAAAGAACTGACAACTCAAAACAAGAGACGGACACCAAAAAGAAAACCGTTTGGTCGATAG
- a CDS encoding 30S ribosomal protein S18 produces the protein MFARKKVCKFCVKKLKEVDYKDATFLKNFMAESGRILPRKNTGNCAKHQRMTANAIKKSRNAGFLPFMNR, from the coding sequence ATGTTTGCAAGAAAAAAGGTATGCAAATTCTGTGTGAAAAAGTTAAAAGAAGTCGATTATAAAGACGCGACCTTCCTGAAAAATTTCATGGCCGAAAGCGGCAGGATACTTCCCAGAAAGAACACCGGAAATTGTGCTAAACATCAACGCATGACAGCAAATGCCATTAAAAAATCGCGAAATGCAGGATTTCTTCCATTTATGAATAGGTAA
- a CDS encoding single-stranded DNA-binding protein → MPNYNKVFLMGNLTRDPELRFTTSGAPVTNLRLAINRVYTNGTGERKEEVCFLTVVVWGKQAESCAEYLAKGRPVFVEGRLRTRSIPSQNEEERPKTVLEIIADRVQFLGSRPKTDSVDSGQEKSKHEDIIEAHTEEKEKEKEEEKEEIA, encoded by the coding sequence ATGCCAAATTATAATAAAGTTTTTTTAATGGGCAATTTAACCAGAGATCCTGAACTTCGATTTACCACTTCGGGCGCTCCGGTTACAAATTTGAGATTGGCTATAAACAGAGTCTATACAAACGGAACAGGCGAAAGAAAAGAAGAAGTTTGTTTCCTTACAGTTGTTGTCTGGGGAAAACAGGCTGAAAGTTGCGCCGAATATCTGGCCAAGGGAAGACCCGTATTTGTTGAGGGCAGACTTAGAACGCGAAGTATTCCGAGCCAAAATGAAGAAGAAAGACCCAAAACAGTTCTGGAAATAATAGCGGACAGAGTTCAATTCCTGGGTAGTAGACCCAAGACCGATTCTGTTGACTCTGGTCAAGAAAAATCTAAACATGAAGATATAATAGAAGCACATACCGAAGAAAAAGAAAAAGAAAAAGAAGAAGAAAAAGAGGAAATAGCCTAA
- the rpsF gene encoding 30S ribosomal protein S6 has translation MRKYEIVFIFHPDLEEDRMKKRIEDVEKYIVSQKGKTGKIKDAIREKLPYPIKKSSEGLYVIFDFEMPPTAIDELKKKFLKDENILRYTVIKK, from the coding sequence ATGCGAAAATATGAAATTGTGTTTATTTTTCATCCGGATCTTGAAGAAGACAGGATGAAAAAAAGAATAGAAGATGTGGAAAAATATATTGTTTCTCAGAAAGGCAAGACAGGAAAAATTAAGGACGCTATTAGAGAAAAACTACCGTATCCTATAAAGAAATCTTCGGAAGGGCTGTATGTCATATTTGATTTCGAAATGCCACCGACAGCGATTGATGAACTAAAGAAAAAATTCTTAAAGGATGAAAACATTTTAAGATATACTGTGATAAAGAAATAA
- a CDS encoding DUF933 domain-containing protein: MKKLVNICYNSFSFITFCTIANEKALSWAVMRETTAIESAGKIHIEIEKIL, encoded by the coding sequence TTGAAAAAGCTCGTCAATATCTGCTATAATAGCTTCAGTTTTATCACTTTTTGTACTATAGCGAACGAGAAAGCATTGTCTTGGGCTGTTATGAGGGAAACTACCGCCATAGAATCTGCCGGTAAAATTCATATAGAAATAGAAAAGATTTTATAA